A region of Lathamus discolor isolate bLatDis1 chromosome 18, bLatDis1.hap1, whole genome shotgun sequence DNA encodes the following proteins:
- the CDCA8 gene encoding borealin: MAPARKNPGAAARRRKLEAFLKDFDREVESRLARLEANGERLVKEVEDMYDMHILRLPVAFREMNWLEFFAKAGCKKLLEETAVADLEIPEINKLAAEVRRTPFKITKQGGKLPQHIEAIQEEAESSLLPPAKKVKHESQCLPEPEAKSVNPTTGKTKASTKKVPASRSRRAPPREERTNKRSSKNNFITPATGRIVDLCAPGGSSMITPRFDPSIFKTPGLRAPAAHERVYTVSANGSPLADMNDIFITVPVGGGESIRLAASDVTKNNLLHLNAEAQGFMQKLSGRLAQACSAAKTHR; the protein is encoded by the exons ATGGCCCCCGCGAGGAAGAACCCCGGCGCGGCCGCGCGCCGCAGGAAGCTGGAGGCGTTCCTGAAGGATTTCGACCGCGAGG TGGAGAGCCGGCTGGCGCGGCTGGAGGCGAACGGGGAGCGCCTGGTGAAGGAGGTGGAGGACATGTACGACATGCACATCCTGCGGCTGCCCGTGGCCTTCCGCGAGATGAACTGGCTGGAGTTCTTCG ctaAAGCAGGATGCAAGAAGCTGTTGGAAGAGACAGCAGTG GCAGACTTGGAAATACCAGAAATAAACAAATTGGCAGCAGAAGTTCGCCGTACTCCTTTCAAGATCACCAAACAAG GGGGAAAATTGCCACAGCATATTGAAGCTATTCAAGAAGAAGCTGAGtcttctttgcttcctccagcaaagaaagtaaaacatgAGAGCCAATGTCTTCCAGAGCCAGAAGCTAAAAGCGTTAATCCAACAACTGGAAAG acgAAGGCATCCACTAAAAAAGTGCCAGCATCCAGGAGCAGAAGAGCTCCTCCAAGAGAGGAGCGCACAAACAAAAG ATCAAGCAAAAACAATTTTATCACTCCGGCTACTGGCAGAATTGTTGATCTCTGTGCTCCGGGAGGTTCCTCCATGATCACACCCAGATTTGATCCCAG CATCTTCAAGACACCGGGGTTGCGCGCACCCGCAGCACACGAACGTGTTTACACCGTCTCTGCCAATGGCAGCCCCCTTGCTGACATGAATGATATCTTCATCACAGTCCCTGTGGGAGGAGGGGAG AGCATTCGTTTAGCAGCAAGCGATGTGACCAAGAATAATCTTCTTCATCTGAATGCCGAGGCCCAAGGATTTATGCAGAAGCTATCA GGTCGTCTCGCGCAagcctgcagtgctgcaaaaaCCCACAGATGA
- the AIRIM gene encoding AFG2-interacting ribosome maturation factor translates to MAAALGACAAAVARQDAGWRAALAGCAAPLGSLAGLAAQMQAAKRLPWGASPLGAFRDLPERLWRKQRGAAEALLEQLGSRRAELRAVRDAVGAAVAAVLRLYEERAAELGLEAVLRRGPRCPSLADALEGLQDVERHYRHLYLEIQLFLLHISCESLADMETLPQSWEKILERSKGDVVQDTLLKISLFVDNQRELCSSADS, encoded by the exons ATGGCGGCGGCGCTGGGGGCCTGCGCGGCGGCCGTGGCCCGGCAGGACGCGGGCTGGCGGGCGGCGCTGGCCGGGTGCGCGGCGCCGCTGGGCTCGCTGGCCGGGCTGGCGGCGCAGATGCAGGCGGCGAAGCGGCTGCCGTGGGGCGCTTCCCCGCTCGGTGCCTTCCGGGACTTGCCGGAGCGGCTGTGGCGGAAGCAGCGCGGCGCGGCCGAGGCCTTGCTGGAGCAGCTCGGCAGCCGGCG GGCGGAGCTGCGGGCCGTGCGGgacgcggtgggggccgccgtggCCGCCGTGCTGCGGCTGTACGAGGAGCGGGCGGCGGAGCTGGGCCTGGAGGCGGTCCTGCGGCGGGGGCCGCGCTGCCCATCGCTGGCCGACGCgctggaggggctgcaggaCGTGGAGCGCCACTACCGGCACCT GTACCTGGAGAtccagcttttcctcctccacaTCAGCTGTGAGAGCCTCGCAGACATGGAGACCCTCCCGCAGTCCTGGGAGAAGATTCTGGAGCGCTCCAAGGGAGACGTTGTTCAAG ATACTCTTCTGAAGATCTCTCTGTTTGTGGACAACCAGCGAGAGCTGTGCAGCTCAGCAGACTCCTGA